A genomic window from Parasteatoda tepidariorum isolate YZ-2023 chromosome 10, CAS_Ptep_4.0, whole genome shotgun sequence includes:
- the LOC107448479 gene encoding coiled-coil domain-containing protein 97 gives MYIENENNSTMMELAVNEEEDEESRSRMKERILDCVAHSNGFFKSQQIGDSDLTFAEKREIASDVLHHNMPLFLQRYWKYVNVEDIDYFNSYQDYEAKFYIQEILSNNNVRSSKARIRNRRYEALKKLVDESSYFSDAEMKKRNPFLYEQLIGQYLTENERIKEYRKLHENDRFSNFLMGQFERNVENRLYDEQKEEDDAEEEDDDDTEESENESELEDDVPPTRSVTKQEQSLLRREFTNIMYEHFLAGKDQEFDYSSVDNNDDYDSVDQRNIDEEEKYFDGD, from the exons ATGTATattgaaaacgaaaataattcgACCATGATGGAATTGGCCGTAAATGAGGAAGAGGATGAAGAAAGTAGATCCAGAATGAAAGAACGCATTTTGGATTGTGTTGCTCATAgtaatggattttttaaaagtcaacagATTGGCGACAGTGACTTAACGTTTGCTGAAAAGCGCGAGATTGCCAGTGATGTGTTACATCACAACATGCCTCTGTTTTTGCAGCGTTATTGGAAATACGTTAATGTTGAAGATATTGATTACTTTAATTCGTATCAGGATTATGaagctaaattttatattcaggAAATTCTGAGCAATAACAACGTTCGTTCTAGCAAAGCTCGTATCAGAAATCGGCGATatgaagcactcaaaaaattagttgatgAGAGTTCCTATTTCAGTGATGCTGAAATGAAAAAGCGTAATCCGTTTTTGTACGAGCAACTTATTGGACAGTATCtaacagaaaatgaaagaataaaagaatacaGGAAATTGCACGAAAATGATAG gttttcaaattttctgatGGGACAGTTTGAAAGAAATGTAGAGAACCGTCTGTATGATGAACAGAAGGAAGAAGATGACGCTGAAGAAGAAGATGATGATGATACAGAGGAATCAGAAAATGAATCtg AGTTGGAAGATGACGTTCCTCCTACGAGAAGTGTTACAAAACAGGAACAATCTTTGCTGAGAAGAGAATTTACCAACATCATGTACGAACACTTTCTCGCTGGAAAAGATCAGGAATTTGATTAcag ttctGTGGACAATAATGATGATTATGACTCAGTTGATCAGCGCAACAttgatgaagaagaaaaatattttgacggagattga